In one window of Acanthochromis polyacanthus isolate Apoly-LR-REF ecotype Palm Island chromosome 8, KAUST_Apoly_ChrSc, whole genome shotgun sequence DNA:
- the LOC127534973 gene encoding kinesin-like protein KIF2A: MLTAGSVRLVGSVSELRIVLLGNNWFTARPLVETIFERGMATCLAYGQTGSGKTHTMGGDFSGKNQDCWKGIYALAAQDVFVILKKPNYKNLDLQVYAAFFQIYNEKVFDLLNRKSKLRVLEDGKQQMQDVGLQEKEVKCTEDVLKLIEVGNSCRTSGQTCANAHSSRSHVVFQSILRRKGKMHGKFSVIDLAGNEWGADTSTADRQTRLEGAEINKSLLALKECIRALGRNKPHAPFRASKLTQVLRDSFIGENSRTCMIATISPGMTSCASTVNTLRFANRVKEFGISPSDIPFSQGGQGSRPEHSHTNTFEFDDFAATSPSRWSTPPKHTHTHTHTHTQTR; the protein is encoded by the exons ATGTTGACGGCCGGGAGTGTACGTCTGGTCGGCTCCG TGTCTGAGCTGAGGATTGTTCTGTTGGGGAACAACTG GTTCACTGCCAGACCTCTAGTGGAGACCATCTTTGAGAGGGGCATGGCCACCTGCTTGGCCTACGGACAGACAGGAAGCGGAAAAACACAT ACTATGGGTGGAGATTTCTCTGGAAAGAACCAAGACTGCTGGAAAGGAATTTATGCATTA GCGGCTCAggatgtatttgtcattttgaagaaacCCAATTACAAGAATTTAGATCTACAAGTGTATGCAGCCTTCTTTCAAATCTACAATGAAAAG GTGTTTGACCTCCTGAATCGTAAATCCAAGCTGAGGGTGCTGGAGGATGGGAAGCAGCAGATGCAGGATGTGGGGCTTCAAGAGAAGGAGGTCAAGTGCACAGAAGATGTCCTGAAACTCATTGAAGTGGGCAACAGCTGCAG AACATCAGGGCAGACGTGTGCCAACGCTCACTCATCCCGCAGCCACGTGGTGTTCCAGAGCATTCTTCGGAGGAAGGGAAAGATGCATGGGAAGTTCTCCGTCATCGACCTTGCAGGAAATGAGTGGGGGGCCGATACGTCGACTGCCGACCGCCAGACTC GTCTGGAAGGAGCTGAGATCAACAAAAGCCTGTTGGCCCTGA AGGAGTGTATCAGAGCTCTTGGTCGTAACAAACCACACGCTCCATTCAGAGCCAGTAAGCTCACCCAGGTCCTGAGAGACTCCTTCATTGGGGAAAATTCACGCACATGCATG ATTGCAACGATCTCTCCTGGCATGACGTCCTGTGCGAGCACAGTCAACACTCTACGCTTTGCCAACAG AGTGAAGGAGTTTGGGATTAGTCCCTCAGACATCCCCTTCTCCCAGGGCGGTCAGGGGAGTCGCCCTGAGCACTCGCATACCAATACCTTTGAGTTTGATGACTTTGCTGCTACCTCTCCCAGCAGGTGGAGCACtccaccaaaacacacacacacacacacacacacacacacacagacacgttAA
- the LOC127535087 gene encoding homeodomain-interacting protein kinase 2-like yields MAWMMTEIVSSDQAQTQEYFTLRRVIRLLGLPPQHLIDAGLRSQLFFQKKSDGLWRLKTPGEYFESDLVHSDPTVYKLDSLDEMKTVYSETDNPAEADERRECIELLKAMLQWDEDDRITPSGILNHPFITKSYLNSSSPTRSCDEPKPSTSKFIMVKPADPENRINLTGLPDEDDDLKSSEHEDSDDADTAEDTEDSKDGYDDEDTEVNEEQRKTMKKNCFQRVFSWIKKKFCCCCVSDVMN; encoded by the exons ATGGCCTGGATGATGACTGAAATAGTCTCTTCGGATCAGGCTCAGACTCAGGAATACTTTaca ctccGACGCGTGATCCgtctgctgggtctgccgcCGCAACATCTCATCGATGCTGGCCTGAGATCgcaattattttttcagaaaaagtcTGATGGTttgtggcggctgaag acacctGGAGAGTATTTTGAGAGCGATCTCGTCCACTCCGACCCCACGGTTTACAAGTTGGactctctggatgaaatgaaaacg gtgtattctgagacggacaacccagcagaggctgatgagaggagggagtgcatcgagctgctgaaggcgatgcttcagtgggatgaggacgacagaatcacccccagtggtatcctcaacCATCCTTTCATCACCAAAAGCTACCTCAacagcagctcccccaccaggagttg cgaTGAACCGAAACCCTCCACCAGCAAGTTcatcatggttaagcctgcagacccagaaaacagaattaacctgacaggcttgccCGATGAGGACGATGACCTTAAGAGCAGTGAGCACGAGGACAGTGACGACGCTGACACTGCCGAAGACACCGAGGACAGCAAGGATGGTTATGATGATGAAGACACTGAAGTCAATGAGGAGCAGAGAAAGACAAtgaagaagaactgcttccaacgTGTCTTCTCTTGGATTAAGAagaagttctgctgctgctgtgtgtccgatgtgatgaactga
- the LOC127535184 gene encoding kinesin-like protein KIF2A, translating to MQVVGLQEKEVKCTEDVLKLIEVGNSCRTSGQTCANAHSSRSHAVFQIILRRKGKMHGKFSVIDLAGNERGADTSTADRQTLSGSSPHPIPT from the exons ATGCAGGTTGTGGGGCTTCAGGAGAAGGAGGTCAAGTGCACAGAAGATGTCCTGAAACTCATTGAAGTGGGCAACAGCTGCAG AACATCAGGGCAGACGTGTGCCAACGCTCACTCATCCCGCAGCCACGCGGTGTTCCAGATCATTCTTCGGAGGAAGGGAAAGATGCATGGGAAGTTCTCCGTCATCGACCTTGCAGGAAATGAGAGGGGCGCCGATACGTCGACTGCCGACCGCCAGACTCTGTCAGGGTCCTCTCCTCATCCCAtccccacctga